A window from Urocitellus parryii isolate mUroPar1 chromosome 1, mUroPar1.hap1, whole genome shotgun sequence encodes these proteins:
- the Cpo gene encoding carboxypeptidase O — translation MKLLLGTLYLLGMLVPRGLGYDRSLAQHRNQVVDKTGSPWKNLETYSYNKYHPMEEIYLWMSQISEKHAEVVTQHLLGMTFEKRPMYYLKISQPSDNPKKIIWMDCGIHAREWIAPAFCQWFVKEILQNYKDNPRINRFLRNLDFYVLPVLNIDGYIYSWTTDRLWRKSRSSHNNGTCFGSDLNRNFNVSWCSIGASKNCQDLTFCGTEPVSEPETKAVSSFVESKKEDILCFLTIHSYGQLILTPYGYTKNKPSNHKELIQVGQKAANALKAKHGTNYRVGSSADILYPTSGSSRDWARDIGIPYSYTFELRDNGTEGFLLHETQIQPTCEEAMEAVLSILDDVYAKYWLSNTAAKVTSTTVLLNLLWLFISLL, via the exons atccTTAGCACAACACAGAAATCAGGTTGTGGACAAGACAGGGAGTCCTTGGAAGAACCTGGAGACCTATTCCTACAACAAGTACCACCCCATGGAGGAG ATCTATCTGTGGATGAGCCAGATCAGTGAGAAGCATGCAGAAGTGGTGACACAGCATCTCCTGGGAATGACATTTGAGAAAAGGCCCATGTATTACCTGAAG ATCAGCCAACCATCCGATAACCCCAAGAAGATCATTTGGATGGACTGTGGAATTCATGCCAGAGAATGGATTGCCCCTGCTTTTTGTCAGTGGTTTGTGAAAGAA ATTCTACAAAACTATAAAGATAATCCAAGAATAAACAGGTTCCTTAGGAATCTGGACTTCTATGTGCTTCCAGTTCTTAACATAGATGGCTACATCTACTCGTGGACAACT GATCGTCTTTGGAGGAAATCCCGTTCATCCCACAATAATGGCACATGTTTTGGATCGGATCTCAATCGAAATTTCAATGTGTCCTGGTGTA GTATTGGTGCTTCCAAAAACTGCCAAGATTTAACATTCTGTGGGACAGAACCAGTGTCTGAACCAGAGACTAAAGCTGTCTCCAGTTTTGTAGAAAGCAAGAAGGAAGACATTTTGTGCTTCTTGACCATCCACTCTTACGGGCAGCTCATCCTCACTCCGTATGGCtacaccaaaaataaaccaagtaaCCACAAAGAACTG ATTCAAGTTGGACAGAAGGCAGCAAATGCATTGAAAGCAAAGCATGGAACCAATTATAGAGTTGGATCAAGTGCAGATATTTTAt ATCCCACATCAGGGTCTTCAAGAGACTGGGCTCGAGACATCGGGATCCCCTACTCATACACATTTGAGCTGAGGGACAATGGTACCGAGGGGTTTCTTCTGCATGAAACTCAGATCCAGCCCACCTGTGAGGAGGCCATGGAGGCTGTGCTCTCGATCCTGGATGATGTATATGCAAAATACTGGCTCTCCAACACTGCTGCAAAGGTGACATCTACCACTGTGTTGCTGAACCTGCTGTGGCTTTTCATATCTCTTCTCTAA